A DNA window from Mesoplasma coleopterae contains the following coding sequences:
- the frr gene encoding ribosome recycling factor — protein sequence MDEILLLAEQQMEETVAAWQDHIKTIRTGRASATMLDKVMVNYYGTPTPVNQTAQISTPEPQLLVIKPWDKSLIQEVVAAINKSDLNLNPVSDAEVVRINIPALTEEIRKDLVKKMNKELENFKVRIRNIRRDSIDAAKKDKSISEDVVKGIETDVQKLTDSNIKKLDEISKIKEKELMSI from the coding sequence ATGGATGAAATTTTATTATTAGCAGAACAACAAATGGAAGAAACAGTTGCTGCGTGACAAGATCACATTAAAACAATTAGAACAGGTAGAGCAAGTGCTACAATGTTAGATAAAGTTATGGTTAATTACTATGGAACTCCAACACCAGTTAACCAAACTGCACAAATCTCAACACCAGAACCTCAACTATTAGTAATTAAACCTTGAGATAAAAGTTTAATTCAAGAAGTAGTGGCTGCAATCAACAAATCAGATTTAAATTTAAATCCAGTTTCTGATGCTGAAGTTGTAAGAATTAATATTCCTGCATTAACAGAAGAAATTAGAAAAGACTTAGTTAAAAAAATGAATAAAGAATTAGAAAACTTTAAAGTGCGTATTAGAAATATACGTAGAGATTCAATTGATGCAGCTAAAAAAGATAAATCAATTAGTGAAGATGTTGTTAAAGGCATTGAAACTGACGTGCAAAAATTAACAGATTCAAATATCAAAAAATTAGATGAGATATCAAAAATTAAAGAAAAAGAATTAATGTCAATATAG
- the pyrH gene encoding UMP kinase has product MKYKYSTVLLKLSGEALKSENEIYNKEKLEDIAKQIVELAKNGLKLGIVIGGGNIWRGKLGTDIDMPQINADYMGMLATVMNGLALESTIKRLGYDKVNVYSSLPIETVTDDYNFKRARLKMNEGYISIFVGGTGFAYFTTDTNSVIRAIEIDADAVLMAKNGVKGVYDSDPNLNSNAKFYEKLTHREIADKQLRVMDLTAATLAKDAKLPIEVFDMQGPNNIIKVMEGSLESTIIEE; this is encoded by the coding sequence ATGAAATATAAATATAGTACAGTTTTATTAAAACTTAGTGGTGAAGCTTTAAAAAGTGAAAATGAAATTTACAACAAAGAAAAATTGGAAGACATTGCTAAACAAATTGTTGAATTAGCAAAAAATGGATTAAAATTAGGAATTGTTATTGGTGGAGGAAATATCTGAAGAGGTAAACTTGGAACTGATATTGACATGCCACAAATCAACGCTGATTACATGGGAATGTTAGCAACAGTTATGAATGGTCTAGCTTTAGAATCAACTATCAAACGTTTAGGCTATGACAAAGTTAATGTTTATTCATCTTTACCAATTGAAACAGTGACAGATGATTATAACTTTAAAAGAGCTAGATTAAAAATGAATGAAGGTTACATTTCAATTTTTGTTGGAGGTACAGGATTCGCTTACTTTACAACAGATACTAATTCAGTAATTCGTGCAATCGAAATTGATGCTGATGCAGTATTAATGGCAAAAAATGGAGTTAAAGGAGTTTATGATTCAGATCCAAACTTAAATTCTAATGCGAAATTTTATGAAAAATTAACTCATCGTGAAATAGCTGATAAACAATTACGTGTAATGGATTTAACAGCAGCAACATTAGCAAAAGATGCAAAACTTCCAATCGAAGTATTTGACATGCAAGGACCAAATAACATTATTAAAGTTATGGAAGGTTCTTTAGAATCAACAATTATAGAAGAATAG
- a CDS encoding polysaccharide deacetylase family protein: MKKSIKILIVFTILAGFIFSLSSFKSNKEVGKIVTKEKVLMLTFDDGPSATEDWEIMNILDQYNVKATFFMTGVNLEKYDSDPGIKKVVDRMIKDGHSLGNHSYYHNKYTNNQTQLVKELNDVNNLIKGIYEQNGISIETKDIPIRMPYLQYYRGLGYVQKKVGNPYWVRGYLGTDYLGEETGKDKILKQYYSHLSNGKILVAHTREYAKVWLPEFLETLQSEGYKFANFTQNTNHYYQNYGKLGS; this comes from the coding sequence ATGAAAAAATCAATTAAAATATTAATCGTTTTTACAATACTTGCAGGTTTTATTTTTAGTTTATCTTCATTTAAAAGTAATAAAGAAGTTGGCAAAATTGTAACAAAAGAAAAAGTTTTAATGCTAACATTTGATGATGGGCCATCTGCAACTGAAGATTGAGAAATAATGAATATTTTGGATCAATATAACGTTAAGGCTACATTTTTTATGACAGGTGTCAATTTGGAAAAATATGATAGTGATCCAGGAATTAAAAAAGTTGTTGACAGAATGATAAAAGATGGACATTCCTTAGGAAATCATTCATATTATCATAATAAATATACAAACAATCAAACACAACTTGTTAAAGAACTAAATGATGTTAATAATTTAATCAAAGGTATATATGAACAAAATGGAATTTCAATTGAAACTAAAGATATACCTATAAGAATGCCTTATTTACAATACTATAGGGGTTTAGGTTATGTTCAGAAAAAAGTTGGTAATCCTTATTGAGTTAGAGGATATTTAGGAACAGATTATTTAGGAGAAGAAACAGGGAAAGACAAAATATTAAAACAATATTATTCACATTTATCAAATGGAAAAATACTAGTTGCGCACACAAGAGAATATGCAAAAGTTTGACTACCAGAATTTTTAGAAACATTACAAAGTGAAGGATATAAGTTTGCTAACTTTACGCAAAATACAAATCATTATTATCAAAATTATGGAAAGTTAGGTAGTTAA
- the tsf gene encoding translation elongation factor Ts — protein sequence MAVNAQLIKELREITQAGMMDCKKALEATDGNIDDAIVWLRENGLAKAAKKSDRVAAEGVSLAKEDDKKVVILEVNSETDFVAQNEKFISLIDEIANVLLASDAKTLEEGLALTTNSGETIEQVLVNATATIGEKIQLRRFTLIAKEAGNTTTLYNHANKRVSVVLNFKGTLDASDAYNLAMHVAAMSPQYKSMEEIPAEFKESEFSIIKAEAKEDPKLQGKPENVLENILKGKLSKRLSEISLVDQQYVVDESFKVGQFLESKKVTLIDMIRYEVGEGIEKVVTDFASEVAAQLGN from the coding sequence ATGGCTGTAAACGCACAATTAATTAAAGAATTAAGAGAAATTACACAAGCTGGTATGATGGACTGTAAAAAAGCATTAGAAGCAACAGATGGAAACATCGATGACGCTATCGTTTGATTAAGAGAAAACGGATTAGCAAAAGCTGCTAAAAAATCAGACCGTGTAGCTGCTGAAGGTGTATCTTTAGCTAAAGAAGATGACAAAAAAGTTGTTATTCTTGAAGTTAACTCAGAAACTGACTTCGTTGCTCAAAACGAAAAATTCATCAGCTTAATTGATGAAATTGCTAATGTATTATTGGCATCAGATGCGAAAACTTTAGAAGAAGGATTAGCATTAACAACAAATTCAGGTGAAACAATTGAACAAGTATTAGTAAATGCTACAGCAACAATTGGAGAAAAAATTCAATTAAGAAGATTTACTTTAATTGCAAAAGAAGCTGGAAACACAACTACTTTATACAACCATGCAAACAAAAGAGTTTCAGTTGTATTAAACTTTAAAGGAACTCTTGATGCATCAGATGCATATAACTTAGCTATGCACGTGGCAGCAATGAGTCCACAATACAAAAGTATGGAAGAAATTCCTGCTGAATTTAAAGAATCAGAGTTTAGCATCATCAAAGCTGAGGCTAAAGAAGATCCAAAATTACAAGGTAAACCTGAAAATGTTTTAGAAAACATTTTAAAAGGAAAATTATCAAAACGTTTATCAGAAATTAGTTTAGTAGACCAACAATATGTTGTTGATGAAAGTTTCAAAGTAGGACAATTCTTAGAATCTAAAAAAGTGACTTTAATTGACATGATTAGATATGAAGTTGGAGAAGGAATTGAAAAAGTAGTTACTGACTTTGCAAGTGAAGTAGCTGCTCAATTAGGTAACTAA
- the rpsB gene encoding 30S ribosomal protein S2, with product MAYKEVTRDELSAAGVQYGHQTKRWNPKMAPFIYGSKSKNHVIDLEKTLIQLRQAEKLVQSIGAKGEKVLFVGTRRSAKLAVKEAALRSGNYYVNQRWLGGTLTNFKTIVKRIKALWEIEESEKNGQLALRTKKEQILILKEKANLEKSLGGIKQMRKLPAALIVVDPKSDEIAVKEAIKLNIPVIGLCDTNVDPDIVTLPIPANDDLQESVNIMINALVDAFADGANLKLAPSVLKTVVVKRERTEGENNYSNNRSWNRPEKTNN from the coding sequence ATGGCATACAAAGAAGTAACAAGAGATGAATTATCTGCTGCTGGTGTTCAATATGGTCACCAAACAAAAAGATGAAATCCAAAAATGGCACCATTTATTTATGGGTCAAAATCAAAAAACCACGTAATTGACTTAGAAAAAACTTTAATTCAATTAAGACAAGCTGAAAAATTAGTTCAATCAATCGGGGCTAAAGGTGAAAAAGTTTTATTCGTAGGAACAAGACGTTCAGCTAAATTAGCTGTTAAAGAAGCTGCATTAAGATCAGGTAACTACTACGTTAACCAAAGATGATTAGGTGGAACTTTAACAAACTTCAAAACAATCGTAAAAAGAATCAAAGCTTTATGAGAAATTGAAGAATCAGAAAAAAATGGACAATTAGCTTTAAGAACTAAAAAAGAACAAATCTTAATTTTAAAAGAAAAAGCTAACTTAGAAAAATCATTAGGTGGAATCAAACAAATGCGTAAATTACCTGCTGCATTAATTGTTGTAGATCCTAAATCAGATGAAATTGCTGTTAAAGAAGCAATTAAATTAAACATTCCAGTAATCGGACTATGTGACACAAACGTTGATCCAGATATCGTAACTTTACCAATTCCTGCAAACGATGATTTACAAGAATCAGTAAATATTATGATCAACGCTTTAGTTGACGCATTCGCTGATGGAGCTAACTTAAAATTAGCACCTTCAGTTTTAAAAACAGTTGTTGTTAAACGTGAAAGAACAGAAGGCGAAAATAACTACTCAAACAACAGAAGTTGAAATAGACCTGAAAAAACAAATAACTAA
- a CDS encoding RluA family pseudouridine synthase, whose product MNKFIANQNDDNQTLFKFLKKNYKTTPLSVIYKWLRKGDIKINDKRIKDKDYIIKTNDVIVVYDNNKPVLRDDFKKLSNYDIDVIYEDTNLLIVKKPYNVEVHSPVKTSMDDIVKNYLFDTKQYNPSEENSYVISHIHRLDKLTSGLIMYAKNKQTHDVMIEAIQDKDKIEKYYRCRIDVPVTESLVAKGWIKYDPIIQKSVFSEEFRTDYKEATTIFNVVSLDVTNEQTELEVQILTGRKHQIRATLEYYGASIINDSRYSGTIINNNKMIFLFANKLVFNGFEGNLENLNGKIIEIEPTW is encoded by the coding sequence ATGAACAAATTTATTGCAAACCAAAATGATGATAATCAAACATTATTTAAGTTCTTAAAAAAGAACTATAAAACAACACCACTTTCAGTTATTTACAAATGACTAAGAAAAGGTGATATTAAAATTAACGATAAAAGAATTAAGGATAAAGATTATATAATCAAAACTAATGATGTAATTGTAGTTTATGATAACAATAAACCAGTATTAAGAGATGATTTTAAAAAATTGTCGAATTATGATATTGATGTTATTTACGAAGATACAAATTTATTAATAGTTAAAAAACCATATAATGTTGAAGTCCATTCACCAGTTAAAACAAGTATGGATGATATTGTTAAAAATTATCTATTTGATACAAAACAATATAATCCAAGTGAAGAAAATTCATATGTAATTAGTCATATTCATAGATTAGATAAATTAACATCAGGTTTAATAATGTATGCCAAAAACAAGCAAACTCATGATGTTATGATTGAAGCAATTCAAGACAAAGATAAAATTGAAAAATACTATCGTTGTAGAATTGATGTTCCAGTTACTGAAAGCTTAGTCGCTAAAGGATGAATTAAGTATGATCCTATTATTCAAAAATCAGTTTTTAGCGAAGAATTTAGAACAGATTATAAGGAAGCAACAACAATATTTAATGTTGTTAGTTTAGATGTAACAAATGAACAAACAGAATTAGAAGTTCAAATTCTAACAGGTAGAAAACATCAAATTAGAGCTACTTTAGAATACTATGGAGCATCAATCATTAATGATTCAAGATATTCAGGAACAATTATTAACAATAATAAAATGATTTTCTTATTTGCTAATAAATTAGTGTTCAATGGTTTTGAAGGAAATTTAGAAAATCTAAATGGTAAAATTATAGAAATAGAACCAACCTGATAA
- a CDS encoding CPBP family intramembrane glutamic endopeptidase: MKVKINKFKNFMKSTINKVKFHDELPQEVKFKFNVFNPLIDGIIFASSVLFVPLLILIILKFTVNASTIDDTQNIINLVFVSVQIICSAIGCFILYKRDNELFTRTNAFGIYAFIVLPFLFVIILGSLILGLSGLNGNKVAAQFVSMTLQIIAEIIVGIILFIKVPFLKDRIFLTLKKEWKRILIVVLIMTAILFGTSYALSFIETQTANQSALEDIYKNSSMTVKIFYSILLFIFSVIVAPMVEELAFRDSIFTGVGNKWFAMVVSSLAFAMVHVGMGDIENIYIYLIPGIILSTTFIYTEGNITYSWLVHLGSNLITFILMIAGRN; encoded by the coding sequence ATGAAAGTAAAAATAAATAAATTTAAAAACTTTATGAAATCAACAATAAATAAAGTTAAATTTCATGATGAATTACCACAAGAAGTTAAATTTAAGTTTAATGTTTTCAATCCTTTAATTGATGGAATAATATTTGCTAGTTCAGTTTTATTTGTGCCTTTATTAATTCTAATAATTTTAAAATTTACAGTAAATGCAAGCACAATTGATGATACTCAAAACATTATAAATCTTGTATTTGTTTCAGTTCAGATCATTTGTTCAGCAATTGGTTGTTTTATTTTATATAAAAGAGATAATGAGCTTTTCACTAGAACAAATGCATTTGGTATATATGCTTTTATAGTATTACCATTTTTATTTGTGATTATATTAGGTTCATTAATTTTAGGTTTATCTGGTTTAAATGGTAATAAGGTAGCTGCACAATTTGTATCAATGACACTACAAATAATTGCTGAGATAATTGTTGGAATAATATTATTCATAAAAGTACCATTTTTAAAAGATAGAATATTTTTAACTTTAAAAAAAGAATGAAAAAGAATTTTAATAGTAGTTTTAATAATGACTGCAATTTTATTTGGAACATCTTATGCTTTAAGTTTTATTGAAACACAAACAGCTAATCAATCTGCACTTGAAGATATTTATAAAAATTCTTCAATGACAGTTAAAATTTTCTATTCTATTTTACTTTTTATTTTTAGCGTTATAGTAGCACCAATGGTTGAAGAACTAGCATTTAGAGATTCAATCTTTACAGGAGTTGGAAATAAATGATTTGCAATGGTAGTTTCATCACTAGCATTTGCTATGGTTCATGTAGGTATGGGTGATATAGAAAACATTTATATTTACTTAATACCAGGAATTATCTTATCAACAACTTTTATTTATACAGAAGGTAACATAACCTATTCATGATTAGTTCATTTAGGATCAAACCTTATTACTTTTATTTTAATGATTGCAGGGAGAAACTAA
- a CDS encoding HPr family phosphocarrier protein, translating to MAQFTAVITDKIGLHARPATAIISAASKFESDVKIVSGSKTGNLRSIMNILSMQIKSGDEVTIIAEGSDADAAVAGIKEAMISAALIEG from the coding sequence ATGGCACAATTTACAGCAGTTATTACTGACAAAATTGGATTACACGCAAGACCAGCAACTGCAATTATTTCTGCAGCTTCTAAATTTGAATCTGATGTTAAAATTGTTTCAGGATCAAAAACTGGAAATTTAAGATCAATTATGAATATCTTATCAATGCAAATTAAAAGTGGTGACGAAGTTACTATTATTGCTGAAGGTTCAGATGCTGATGCAGCTGTTGCAGGAATTAAAGAAGCAATGATTTCAGCAGCATTAATTGAAGGTTAA
- a CDS encoding ATP-dependent helicase — MNNLLVQLNEQQLAAVTITDKPLRIVAGAGSGKTKVITTKIAYLIDKLKMPPYKILAVTFTNKAAREMRDRVAKIIPDLTSNPHISTFHAWCSRVLREDFELIGLNKNFLIIDQGDQIAIIRSLINEHFSHLTELKKYTEKKIIYRIGNWKNDLISPIEAMEECYSGLERAIATLYQKYEDYLKTINSIDFNDLQVLVFKLFNEYPEALEKWRNRYDYVMVDEFQDTNDLQFDLIKFLTRDKNNLTVVGDPDQTIYSWRGAKVDIILNFTKAFSNGVSITLNQNYRSTQKILDLANDFINNNKNREAKDIFTNNASGDLPIVKECETRNDEARYVTLKIKELISEGYEYKDIFVLYRLNAWSQEFEKEFQNNKIPFQLIGGIRFKDRKVIKEANAFLRTLATQDEQAVERVLKSIPKVGDVTIKKLKEKANDMNVSLYDLIVNEDELHINQVSKHLTTIRNVLSKSVNVYKESKNIRITLQYMLVESGYMQKLIDTEKKEDISYIESLYDQLENFDKSYQPADFEENSIEKIVSYLQEEALLNSDADDIEAQKVTLLTVHAAKGLENKVVFVVGLNQDVFPGRLSANSAKEIEEERRTLYVAITRAEEKVFITYIKGEFSFISQSELAPSKFIKEFDQDLYHFEGKYQKSSNPFANISHLGKTNSSLQNKANIGYEKNDIIEHMIFGDGVIVEINGQTMKVAFSSSYGIMPISVNDSTISKKN, encoded by the coding sequence ATGAATAATTTATTAGTGCAATTAAATGAACAACAATTGGCGGCTGTAACAATCACAGATAAACCGTTGAGAATAGTTGCAGGAGCAGGTTCAGGAAAAACTAAAGTTATCACAACTAAAATTGCATATTTAATAGATAAATTAAAAATGCCTCCCTATAAAATACTTGCTGTTACATTTACAAATAAAGCAGCTAGAGAAATGCGTGATAGAGTTGCAAAAATTATACCTGATTTAACAAGTAACCCACATATTTCAACATTTCATGCTTGATGTTCAAGAGTTTTAAGAGAAGATTTTGAACTAATCGGACTAAATAAAAACTTTTTAATCATTGATCAAGGAGATCAAATTGCAATCATTAGAAGCTTAATAAATGAACACTTCAGTCATTTAACAGAATTAAAAAAATATACAGAGAAGAAAATAATTTACAGAATAGGAAATTGAAAAAATGATTTAATTTCACCAATTGAAGCAATGGAAGAATGCTACAGTGGACTTGAAAGAGCAATTGCAACACTATACCAAAAGTATGAAGATTACTTAAAAACAATAAATTCAATTGATTTTAATGACTTGCAAGTATTGGTATTTAAACTTTTTAATGAGTACCCTGAAGCTCTTGAAAAATGAAGAAATAGATATGATTATGTTATGGTAGATGAGTTTCAAGATACAAATGATTTACAATTTGATTTAATTAAGTTTTTAACAAGAGATAAGAATAATTTAACTGTTGTTGGAGACCCAGATCAAACTATTTATTCGTGAAGAGGAGCTAAAGTAGATATTATTTTAAACTTTACAAAAGCTTTCTCAAATGGGGTAAGTATCACACTAAATCAAAATTATAGATCAACTCAAAAAATATTAGATTTAGCAAATGATTTTATCAATAATAACAAGAATCGTGAAGCAAAAGATATTTTTACAAATAATGCTTCAGGTGATTTACCTATAGTTAAAGAATGCGAAACAAGAAATGATGAAGCAAGATATGTGACATTAAAGATTAAAGAATTAATTAGTGAAGGATATGAATATAAAGATATCTTTGTTTTATATAGACTTAATGCATGATCACAAGAATTTGAAAAAGAATTTCAAAACAATAAAATACCTTTTCAATTAATTGGAGGAATTCGTTTTAAAGATAGAAAAGTTATTAAAGAGGCAAATGCATTTTTGAGAACATTGGCTACTCAAGACGAACAGGCTGTTGAAAGAGTTTTAAAAAGTATTCCAAAAGTCGGTGATGTAACAATTAAGAAACTTAAAGAAAAAGCAAACGATATGAATGTATCACTTTATGATTTAATTGTTAACGAGGATGAATTACATATCAATCAAGTCTCAAAACATTTAACAACTATAAGAAATGTACTTTCAAAATCTGTTAATGTTTACAAAGAAAGCAAAAATATTAGAATAACATTACAATATATGCTTGTTGAGTCTGGTTATATGCAGAAATTAATCGATACAGAAAAAAAAGAAGATATAAGCTACATTGAATCATTATATGACCAATTAGAAAACTTTGATAAATCTTATCAACCAGCTGACTTTGAAGAAAATTCAATTGAAAAAATTGTTTCATATTTACAAGAAGAAGCTTTATTAAATTCTGATGCAGATGATATTGAAGCTCAAAAAGTAACTTTATTAACAGTGCATGCAGCAAAAGGTTTAGAAAATAAAGTTGTTTTTGTTGTTGGGTTAAATCAGGATGTATTCCCCGGAAGATTATCAGCTAACTCTGCTAAAGAAATAGAAGAAGAACGTAGAACTTTATATGTAGCTATTACTCGTGCTGAAGAAAAAGTATTCATTACATACATAAAAGGGGAATTTTCATTTATTTCTCAATCAGAATTAGCACCTTCAAAATTCATTAAAGAGTTTGATCAAGATTTATATCACTTTGAAGGTAAGTATCAAAAAAGTTCAAACCCATTTGCAAACATTAGCCATCTTGGAAAAACTAACTCAAGCTTGCAAAATAAAGCAAATATAGGTTATGAAAAAAATGATATCATTGAACATATGATTTTTGGAGATGGTGTAATTGTTGAAATAAATGGACAAACTATGAAAGTAGCTTTTAGTTCAAGTTATGGAATTATGCCTATATCTGTTAATGATTCAACTATATCAAAGAAAAATTAA
- a CDS encoding RDD family protein yields MLEVKKTVDINYELSKVEKNALRENEFYLPSLWKVFFARLTDLIISSLLFLILGYIFKDQAKEGNWIFLFIIFSTALIWNFSYFVLFPYFLKGKTVGKIIFKIKLVKFKVDEKIRFKDVFERELWFILMPWCLLYLGNILFLFLMMKYDETKNDIFVNSGYIIYQLNYWIFMIWNVAIGLSIKLQKNHQSSVDMKNKIIVVLEKSKQIKRYAKISDKSVLQETPGKFSEEILNQIGNSEEKEFYSSIQVDKPSLTENLKLEKKNQKQIDQKEKGESHE; encoded by the coding sequence ATGTTAGAAGTAAAAAAAACTGTTGATATAAATTATGAATTATCTAAGGTAGAAAAAAATGCATTAAGGGAAAATGAATTTTATTTACCAAGTTTATGAAAAGTATTTTTTGCAAGACTTACAGATTTAATTATTAGTTCTTTATTATTTTTAATTTTAGGATATATTTTTAAAGATCAAGCTAAGGAAGGTAATTGAATTTTCTTATTTATAATTTTTTCAACAGCTTTAATATGAAATTTTTCCTACTTTGTTTTATTTCCCTATTTTTTAAAGGGTAAAACAGTAGGAAAAATTATTTTTAAAATAAAGCTAGTGAAATTTAAAGTAGACGAAAAAATAAGATTTAAAGATGTATTTGAACGCGAATTATGATTCATTTTAATGCCTTGATGCCTATTATATTTAGGTAATATTTTATTTTTATTCTTAATGATGAAATATGATGAAACTAAAAATGATATTTTTGTTAATTCAGGTTACATAATTTATCAATTGAATTATTGAATTTTTATGATTTGAAACGTAGCGATAGGATTATCAATTAAACTACAAAAAAATCATCAATCATCTGTAGACATGAAAAACAAAATAATTGTTGTTTTAGAAAAATCAAAACAAATAAAAAGGTATGCCAAAATATCAGATAAATCTGTTCTGCAAGAAACACCAGGTAAATTTAGCGAAGAAATATTGAATCAAATTGGTAATTCTGAAGAAAAGGAATTTTACAGTTCGATACAAGTTGATAAACCAAGCCTAACTGAGAACTTAAAACTTGAAAAGAAAAATCAAAAACAAATTGATCAAAAAGAAAAAGGAGAAAGTCATGAATAA
- a CDS encoding glycosyltransferase — MLVSFIISSQAREEKLFKTINTLKKQTNDSYELIIIVDEPNIEKEAIDFVRDQFIENDKIILIFNSKGQGESLNWNNAIELARGEYVSFLKEGDLINENYVQKVQDIIESSENKIDLIEVQYEQSNLFEGETQPLLETNKLYDLQENREVFAYITQEIYGKLFRSKFIKDFRITFKKNVRFDMLFLFMSLAHSRNFYLSGDSLFKHKVSVPKYSIFDIVNQWPHVLNYYRRIGTYKEFKDELNYAANYCMAYNFLNLSKRIKNPVINKKAILFVNTKLDRKVKEFTTQNAIFLENANPDFTIRMENFNSFINEQLKKIG, encoded by the coding sequence ATGTTAGTTTCATTTATTATATCTAGTCAAGCTAGAGAAGAAAAATTATTTAAAACAATTAATACATTAAAAAAACAAACTAATGACTCATATGAGCTAATTATAATAGTTGATGAACCAAACATAGAAAAAGAAGCTATAGATTTTGTTAGAGATCAATTTATTGAAAACGACAAAATCATATTAATTTTTAATTCTAAAGGTCAAGGGGAATCTTTAAACTGAAATAATGCAATTGAACTAGCTCGTGGAGAGTACGTTTCCTTCTTAAAAGAAGGAGACTTAATTAATGAAAACTATGTTCAAAAAGTTCAAGACATTATTGAATCAAGTGAAAACAAAATAGATTTAATTGAAGTTCAATATGAACAATCAAATTTATTTGAAGGTGAAACACAACCTTTATTAGAAACAAATAAATTATACGATTTACAAGAAAATAGAGAAGTTTTTGCTTACATAACTCAAGAAATATATGGTAAATTATTCAGAAGTAAATTTATTAAAGACTTTAGAATTACTTTTAAAAAAAATGTTAGATTTGATATGTTATTTTTATTCATGTCACTTGCTCATTCAAGAAACTTTTACTTATCAGGAGATTCTTTATTTAAACACAAAGTATCTGTACCAAAATATTCAATCTTCGATATTGTTAACCAATGACCTCATGTTTTAAATTACTACAGAAGAATAGGAACATACAAAGAATTTAAAGATGAATTAAACTATGCAGCAAATTACTGTATGGCTTATAACTTCTTGAACTTATCAAAAAGAATCAAAAATCCTGTTATTAACAAAAAAGCTATTTTATTTGTTAATACAAAACTTGATAGAAAAGTAAAAGAATTCACTACACAAAATGCAATTTTCTTAGAAAACGCAAATCCAGACTTCACAATCAGAATGGAAAATTTCAATAGCTTTATTAATGAACAACTTAAAAAAATAGGATAG
- the def gene encoding peptide deformylase, with translation MSIKNYLLQTEIPTNKWLTKDDNKEIIRSVSSKVNDVNNLTEDEELTMKKLIDFVVASQDEKFNYEGKEDYLRPAVGLAAPQIGVNKDMFYIRFNLPNDKIEEYAMINTEYIAKSSRLAALEEGEGCLSVDEDKHGIVPRAWIISVKGFDWLKKEWIELKLKDYRSIVFQHEMDHNIGNLYYDHINKEDPEFIGDDWVIL, from the coding sequence ATGAGCATTAAAAATTATTTATTACAAACTGAAATACCAACAAACAAATGACTTACAAAAGATGATAACAAAGAAATTATTAGATCTGTTTCTTCAAAAGTTAATGATGTTAATAATTTAACTGAAGACGAAGAATTAACAATGAAAAAATTAATTGATTTTGTTGTTGCTAGTCAAGATGAAAAATTTAACTATGAAGGCAAAGAAGACTATTTAAGACCTGCTGTGGGGCTAGCTGCTCCACAAATTGGGGTCAATAAAGACATGTTTTACATCAGATTTAATTTACCTAATGACAAAATTGAAGAATATGCAATGATCAACACTGAATACATCGCTAAGTCTTCAAGATTAGCTGCTCTTGAAGAAGGTGAAGGATGTTTAAGTGTTGATGAAGATAAACATGGAATAGTTCCAAGAGCCTGAATAATTTCTGTTAAAGGATTTGATTGATTAAAAAAAGAATGAATTGAATTAAAACTTAAAGACTACCGTTCTATTGTTTTTCAACATGAAATGGATCACAATATTGGTAATCTATACTATGATCACATAAATAAAGAAGATCCTGAGTTTATTGGTGATGATTGAGTTATCCTTTAA